In Anthonomus grandis grandis chromosome 17, icAntGran1.3, whole genome shotgun sequence, the DNA window TATAAGGgtttttttctccttttaatAAGAGGAACCGAAATGGCCCTATACAATTTTACTCTCAGAGTCAGAGGAATCGAGAAAAACcatgaaaaagattttaaagcTTGATTCTAGGTCTGCTATGGGAGTAAGAGTTTTTTGTCATTAAGGTTTTATGTTTGTTCTTACATGTTACAcatactaaagaaaaaaattttaaaatcggttgatttttgcattttgagtTATGGTAAATTTTAAGTCAACGCACACCTGCAATACGTTTTTCTCCGTTCCTATCGAAAATAGAGCTTTAtgttataagagtttttttctccttttaatAAGAGGAACCGAAATGGTCCTATACAATTTTACTCTCAGAGTCAGAGGAATCGAGAAAAACCTTGAAAAAGACCTTTAAAGCTTGATTCTAGCTCTGCTATGGGAGTAAGAGTTTTTTGTCATTAAGGTTTTATGTTTGTTCTTACATGTTACAcatactaaagaaaaaaattttaaaatcggttcatttttgcattttgagtTATGGTTAATTTTAAGTCAACGCACACTTGTCATACGTTTTTCTCCGTTCCTATCGAAAATAGAGCTTTATGTTATAAGGgtttttttctccttttaatAAGAGGAACCGAAATGGTCCTATACAATTTTACTCTCAGAGTCAGAGGAATCGAGAAAAACCTTGAAAAAGACCTTTAAAGCTTGATTCTAGCTAAGCTATGGGAGTAAGAGTTTTTTGTCATTAACGTTTTATGTTTGTTCTTACATTTTACACATACtgaagaaaacaattttaaaatcggttcatttttgcattttgagttatggttaattttaagttaacgCACACTTGCCATTCGTTTTTCTCCGTTCCTATCGAAAATAGAGCTTTAtgttataagagtttttttctccttttaatAAGAGGAACCAAAATGGTCCTATGCAATTTTGCTCTCAGAGTCACATGAATCGAGAAAAACCTTGAAAAAGACCTTTATAGCTTGATTCTAGCTAAGCTATGGGAGTAAGAGTTTTTTGTCATTAAGGTTTTATGTTTGTTCTTACATTTTACACATAccgaagaaaaaaattttaaaatcggctcatttttgcattttgagttatggttaattttaagttaacgCACACTTGCCATTCGTTTTTCTCCGTTCCTATCGAAAATAGAGCTTTAtgttataagagtttttttctccttttaatAAGAGGAACCAAAATGGTCCTATGCAATTTTGCCCTCAGAGTCATAGGAATCgagaaaaaccttaaaaaagaCCTTTATAGCTTGATTTTAGCTAAGCTATGGGAGTAAGAGTTTTTTGTCATTAAGGTTTTATGTTTGTTCTTACATTTTACACATAccgaagaaaaaaattttaaaatcggttcatttttgcattttgagttatggttaattttaagttaacaCACACTTGCCATACGTTTTTCTCCGTTCCTATCGAAAATAGAGCTTTAtgttataagagtttttttctccttttaatAAGAGGAAGCGAAATGGTCCTATGCAATTTTGCATCAGAGTCACAGAAATCGAGGAAAACCTTGAAAAACACCTTTAAAGCTTGATTCTAGCTCTGCTATGGGAGTAAGAgttttttgtcataaagcttttatGTTTGTTCTTACATTTTACACATAccgaagaaaaaaatttaaaaatcggttcatttttgcattttgagtTTTGGTTAATTTTAAGTCAACGCACACTTGTCATACGTTTTTCTCCGTTCCTATCGAAAATAGAGCTTTAtgttataagagtttttttctgcttttaatAAGAGGAACCAAAATGGTCCTATGCAGTTTTGCTCCCAGAGTCACAGGAATCGAGAAAAACCTTGAAAAACACCTTTAAAGCTTGATTCTAGCTATGCTATGAGAGTAAGAGTTTTTTGTCATTAAGGTTTTATGTTTGTTCTTACATGTTACAcatactaaagaaaaaaattttaaaatcggttcatttttgcattttgagtTATGGTTGATTTTAAGTCAACTCACACTTGCCATACGTTTTTCTCCGTTTCTATCGAAAATAGAGCTTTAtgttataagagtttttttctccttttaatAAGAGGAACCGAAATGGTCCTATGCAATTTTGCCCTCAGAGTCACAGAAATCGAGAAAAACCTTGAAAAAGACCTTTAAAGCTTGATTCTAGGTCTGCTATGGGAGTAAGagttttttgtcattaagcttttatGTTTGTTCTTACATGTTACACataccaaagaaaaaatttttaaaatcggttcATTTTTCCATTTTGAGTTATTGTGGTTGATTTTAAGACCACATTTTTCTCTAAATGGCAGATTAATGTTTCAAACTGTGAAACGATTGGCAACGCCGCAAAAATTAATCCAAGCTAATCCAAGCCTAATCCCTAATCGCGcttataaataatatctattttaaattattatatttttagcaaTCGTACAGTAAGCATCAAAATGGATAATCgttataaagttaaattattttcgttGATATTGATAATTTTCTCGTGTCTTCCAGTGGATATTCGCTGTTTGTGCAATGACACCCTAGTTTTAACCCACGTTATTTTCAGGTAATTTCCaccataattaattaaaataacccataaaaactcaattttaattcattttaaaacatgAGCGCCATCTCTccataagtattttatcaacaTTACAGCCACCTGTAATGTCGGTACCACGAATGTCCCGCTTGACAAGTGACAATTATGAAACGTCACTTGTCAACCATATGATTAATCATCAATAAATTACAGACATGGTGACCGTACCCCATCGAAAGGGGGCCTCTGGAAATCCAACGAATACTACAACGAAACTTTTTATGCCCCATACGGTTATGGCCAGTTAACAAACCAAGGGAAACTGAAGGCTTTTCAGTTGGGACAGTTGCTGAGACAGCGTTACAACAGATTGCTTGGTAAATCCTTGACAGTAGTTTACAGGGGCACTTTAATGGAAACAGGACGTTTTAAGGTACCACCTGGAGTACGAAAGTGTGCGAATCCTGGACAACTGACTATGACAGAACCAAAATGTCTCTATCTTTGGTGCTCGGTGGGCTGTTTCCTCCCGATAAGGCTGTACGTTGGAATAAAGAGATTTTATGGCAAGCGATTCCTTATAGTTATTTACCGGTGGAGCAGGATAAAGAGTTGTCCTCGTGGGCTTGCCCTACGGTGGTGCCCCTCATATATTCCATACCAgacaatatgaaaaaattaaaaagttatgaccaaatGTTGGAAACTTTGAACAATAACACTGGAGAGGATTTCGATTACATTTCAGCACTGGACGTGTATTTCGGCCTAAAGACTCAAGAGGAAATGGGGTTTCCATTGGACCATTGGACCAAAGCAGTGTATCCAGAACCTTTACGCACTTATATAgtggacttttattttatagagaCAAGCACTAAGGAACTTAAGAGGATTCTTATAGGTtatatactgaaaaaaataatttcggacacaattaaaaaaattgatggcACACTAGAACCTTTGGAAAGAAAGATGTTTTTATACTCGGGCCACGAGGTTAATGTAGGTACAATGTTGGCTGCCCTAAAGTACAATTTAACCGAGGTTCCTCCCTACGGGGCCCACGTGACATTTGAGGTCCACAAGATTCAAGGTATTTATGggattaaaatgttttatgacGATTTATTGGAGAAAAGGGAGTTCGCTTTAGATGGTTGCGAAACTTTTTGCTCTATAAATGATTTTGTGAGGTTAACGACTGATATTATGCCGCAAGGGGATCAAGAGTGTTATGGAACCCAATAGAAGAATTacttaaatgaaataaataaaagaatcgCTTACCTCCTTTTTGATTTGTCTCAGTTTATTCTCCACCAATTCCAAATCAAAACTTCTTCCAGTTTTAAACTTGTACTTCCTAATAAATTCTATTGTGGCACCTGGTTCGACTATGGCCGGATGTTCCTCtctaagttttattaaaataagtgcataaaaaattaaatcttagaCTTACCTGTTCATCACCCCAActaaattatcataaaaagtgaaattaaCAGGCTTTCCACAAGCCAGTTCATGCTCATTGGGGTCAAGAATTGAATCGGTTTGGTTTACATCTGCACGAGTGCCATTCTTCCTGATTTTCCTACAAAAATTCAatcaaaacataaaatttaatatgttatcGGTTTCACTTACTTTACTGCCTCGACTCGGCTAGAGCATCCATTACAGAAACTGTCCTCCTTATGCTTAACCCAAGCATTTCCATACCGTTCTGTGGacgttataatattaaaaactggaTCTTCGGTACGTACGTACTGCTGCAGCACCCTCTCCTGTTCGCTGCCAGGCTCTTTTTTGAGATTCTCCGGACTGACTTCGACTATTTTGGTGCGATCGGTGTTCAGTCTCCATAAAGTGGAAGAGCGGGAGTCGGTGGTGATTGTTTCGAAGCCGATTATGTAAAATACGGCTGGAAAAACGTACCTTTAGTGCCATAAATTTCGGTTATCTAACAACAAAAGAGTCACCGATAAAATTGAGGGGGATCTTTGGTAAAGCTTCCATGGAGTATTTCATGACTGGGTGAGTATTGAATTAATAGACACGCGGGTTTTCTAACTCATTTCATTAACTCACGGTCCTTCGCCGATTGGGAAAAGTGTTATTTTTGGCTTTGTCCCCCagtgtaaacaaaaatattggaattttaaATGTCACCTTCAGTTTGGAATTTGTCAGATCGGATCCGGATTATATCCATCCTTGTTTAGTTCGTAGTGAAAGTAGGTAAGTGGATATGCATCGGAACCAACTGAATTTTGTTTTAACTGAAAATCTTGCATCCAGATGAGAAAAACTAATTAGATTTTGATATGTTTTTTCAGTTTGTTGCATAGAAATTTGGAATAGTTAATTACTTGCTGATATAAGCCACTTTTATGTTGGtaaccttaaacgtcaatgtcATCTGTCATAGTGATATTGACAGTTTTTCAAGGTTATGTTTGTTGTGGGCCTTGACAAGTCCCGACTGGCTAAcccaaataaaaacataataatagtAATTCTAGAAAAAAAAGCCCTTTTATCGATAAATTCAGGGTGGAAAAAATGGAACTTTTTCGCACCTCTGAATTTTACATCTTTGCCAAAGGCGAACACTCCTTGTGGTGGGACCGGAACACGGGGGCATACATCCCCAAAACTGGTAACACGAAAGAGGCGTTATCgaagttttcaataaataacaaCAATATTACGTTCTAGGTTGGGATTTACCGGACGCAGAAGACCCCATTTGCTTAGGAGTGTGCGATGGTATCATAGGAAAAGTGGAGCACAGTCCCCTGTTTGATCCCCGCCTTTTACTCATAAAGGAAAGCTCCCTTGTAGGGAAACTACATGGCAACAATGACGTTTACAAAATTAAA includes these proteins:
- the LOC126746180 gene encoding tetratricopeptide repeat protein 17-like — encoded protein: MKYSMEALPKIPLNFIAVFYIIGFETITTDSRSSTLWRLNTDRTKIVEVSPENLKKEPGSEQERVLQQYVRTEDPVFNIITSTERYGNAWVKHKEDSFCNGCSSRVEAVKKIRKNGTRADVNQTDSILDPNEHELACGKPVNFTFYDNLVGVMNREEHPAIVEPGATIEFIRKYKFKTGRSFDLELVENKLRQIKKEKPKSIHTLHQLGNYWRVKGDPRRAIECFRKALFMSPHHAEILLNLAKVLFHLQYLDDAIYLTRRSLEVAPPERGAWQQYFTLGEIFKAYGHYQEAQVHFRHTLDLNPGYEPAIKLLKELEEMPLSPWQSYTYFIIGSLVVMVLVFLNNLDKTVEGGPSRTQKPFNKGLKGISWSGKKIKKVTNT
- the LOC126746181 gene encoding venom acid phosphatase Acph-1-like, translating into MDNRYKVKLFSLILIIFSCLPVDIRCLCNDTLVLTHVIFRHGDRTPSKGGLWKSNEYYNETFYAPYGYGQLTNQGKLKAFQLGQLLRQRYNRLLGTTWSTKVCESWTTDYDRTKMSLSLVLGGLFPPDKAVRWNKEILWQAIPYSYLPVEQDKELSSWACPTVVPLIYSIPDNMKKLKSYDQMLETLNNNTGEDFDYISALDVYFGLKTQEEMGFPLDHWTKAVYPEPLRTYIVDFYFIETSTKELKRILIGYILKKIISDTIKKIDGTLEPLERKMFLYSGHEVNVGTMLAALKYNLTEVPPYGAHVTFEVHKIQGIYGIKMFYDDLLEKREFALDGCETFCSINDFVRLTTDIMPQGDQECYGTQ